Below is a genomic region from Pseudomonas berkeleyensis.
CTGCCCTTTGATCTGGGCGTCGATCAGTTGTGCCTGTTGCAGCAGTTGGCCCCAGCGTTTGCTGCTATGCCGTTGCAGGGCTTTGGAGAGCAGCGGGCGACGTTTATCCCATACGGGAGGGCGGGCACTGGCGAAGGCCTTGTCCAGCGGGATGCCCTGGCTCTGCTCATGAGCGATACCGGCCAGCAGGCGAATCTCGCGGGCCAGCGCCCAAAGGATCACCGGAGTTTCCACGCCTTCGCCGCGTAGGCCTTCGAGCATGCGCAGGGCATGCGCCGCATCGCCGCCCAGGGCGCAGTCGATCAGACCGAAGACATCGAAGCGGGCACTGTCAGCGACTGAGGCCTGCACGGTTTCAGCGTCGATCTGGTTGCCTTCGGCCAGCAGCTTGAGCTTTTCCACTTCCTGGGCGGCCGCCAGCAGGTTGCCTTCCACGCGTGCGGCGATCATCTCCACCGCATCAGCGCTGGCACTCAGACCAGCCTGGGCGAGGCGTTGGCGAATCCACTGCGGCAATTGGTTGGCATCCACTGGCCAGATCTGGATGAACTGGCAGGCCTGGCCATCAATCAGCGCCTTGGCCCATTTCGATTTCTGCGTGCTGCCGTCGAGCTTGGGCAGGCTCAGCAGCAGTACCGTGTCTTCTGGGGGGCGGGAGAGGTATTCGAGCAGGGCCGCTGTGCCCTTGTCGCCTGGCTTGCCGGACGGCAGGCGCAGCTCCAGCAGGCGTTTTTCGGCGAATAGCGACAGGCTGGCGCCTGCCTGCAGCAGGTTGCCCCAATCGAAGTTGGCTTCGGCATTGAATACCTGGCGTTCGCCGAATCCCTGCTGACGGCAGGCCTGGCGAATGGCGTCGGCGGTTTCCTGGCACAGCAACGGTTCATCGCCACTGATGGCGTAGACCGGAGCGAGCTGGCCTTGCAGGTGTTTGCCGAGTTGCGCGGGGGCAAGCTTCATGGACGTGATGTCATCGAGGCAGGGAGGCATCGGGCCGCCTGCGCGGCCCGTGAGCCTTACTGGATCGGCAGTTCGATGGGAGACTGCTGTGGTGCGACCTGGCTTTCGCGGGCGCGGCGAGCCGCTTCCAGTGCTTCGGCTTCCGCCTTGGCGCGGGCTTCTGCGGTCTGCTGCAGTTGATCCAGTTGCTCTGGAGTGATCTGTTGCAGGTTGAGCGCCAGTTGCTGGATCAGCTCACGGCGCAGCTCGCGGCGCAGTTGCGCGGCTTCCTGATCCGAGCCGGCCAGGTTGTTGTCGTCCTGCTGGTAGTAGTTCTGCACTTCGACCTTGTTGCTGGTCAGCAGCAGATCCCGAGCGCCACGGATCTCATATTCCAGAGCCATGGTCAGTTCGTACTCGGCGGTACGGGCGCCGCTGCTGTAGCTGGCGCTGCGACGATTCTCGGTTTCGCGGCTGATTATCAGCTTGTAGGGCGCACCGGCATGTACGCGAACGTCGTTGCGATTCAGTACTTCACGCAGTTCCTGCACGGTATCGCCATAGGCATCGCGTGCGGTTACGTTGAGTTCCTTGATGGCAAATTGCACATCGCCAGTGCCACGCAGCTGGAAGCCGCATGCGCTGAGCAGGACGGCCAGGCCGATCACCAGCAGATTCCGTTTCATCATTCTCATATCCCCTTGGCGGATCACGGCGCCACGTTGCCGTGGCGCCGAGCTTAATCAGTTGGCGACTATGTTGACCAGTTTGCCCGGCACCACGATGACCTTGCGAATGCTCAGGCCTTCGGTGAAGCGCAGCACGTTCTCGTTGCCACGGGCGGCGGCTTCGACTTCCTCGCGGCTGGCGCTGGCCGGCACTTCGATCTGCCCGCGCAGCTTGCCATTGACCTGTACCACCAGGGTCAGGCTGTCCTGCACCAGGGCGGACTCGTCGACCTGCGGCCAGCTGGCGTCGATGATCGCGCCTTGCTTGCCCAGTTCGCGCCACAGTTCATGGCTGATGTGCGGGGTGATCGGGGCGAGGATCAGGGCGACGGTTTCCAGGCCTTCCTGAACCAGCGCACGATCCTGCTCGGTCGCGGTAGCGGCTTTTTCCAGCACGTTCATCAGTGTCATCACCTGGGCGACAGCAGTGTTGAACTTGTGGTGCAGGCCAATATCGTTGCTCGCCTGCTTGATGGCCAGGTGAATGGCGCGGCGCACGGCTTTCTGCTCATCGTTCAGGGTGGCGATGTCGAGTTTGGCTGGTTGGCCAGCACTCACGTGGCTGTGGGCCAGGCGCCAGACACGACGCAGGAAGCGGTTGGCACCTTCGACGCCGGAGTCCGACCATTCGCAGCTCATGTCGGGCGGCGAGGCGAACATCATGAACAGGCGGCAAGTGTCGGCGCCGAAGGCATCAATCATCGATTGCGGGTCGACGCCGTTATTCTTCGACTTGGACATCTTCTCGGTGCCGCCGATTTCCACCGGCAGGCCATCGCTCTTGAGCTTGGCGCCGATGACCTTGGCCTTGGCATCACGCTCGATTTCCACGTCGGCCGGGTTGAACCAGTCCTTGCCACCGTTTTCCAGGGTGCGGTAGTAGGTTTCGGCGACCACCATGCCTTGAGTCAGCAGGTTCTTGAACGGTTCGTTGGAGGTGACCAGGCCTTCGTCGCGCATCAGCTTGTGGAAGAAGCGCGCATACAGCAGGTGCAGGATGGCGTGCTCGATACCACCGATGTACTGATCGACCGGCAGCCAGTGGTTGGCGGCTTTCTGGTCGACCATGCCCTTGTCGTAGTGCGGGCTGGCGTAGCGGGCGAAGTACCAGGACGATTCTACGAAGGTGTCCATGGTGTCGGTTTCACGCTTGGCCGGGCTGCCGCATTTCGGGCAGGTGCAGCTGTAGAACTCGGGCATCTTGGCCAGCGGCGAACCCGCGCCGTCCGGCACTACGTTTTCTGGCAGCACGACCGGCAATTGATCTTCCGGCACTGGTACGTCGCCACAGGTCTCGCAGTGGATGATCGGGATCGGGCAGCCCCAGTAGCGTTGGCGGCTGATACCCCAATCACGCAGGCGGAACTGGGTCTTGCGCGCGCCGTGCTCGCTGGCTTCCAGATCGGCGACGATGGCGTCGAAGGCTTCGGTGAAGGTCTTGCCGTCGTATTTGCCGGAGTTGATGGTGGTCAGGCCATCCTTGTCGCCGTACCAGGCTTGCCAGGTAGTGGCGTCGTAGTCCTTGCCTTCGCCGGTGTAGACCTGCTTGATCGGCAGCTCGTACTTGTTGGCGAATTCGAAGTCGCGCTCGTCATGTGCCGGCACGGCCATTACCGCACCTTCGCCATAGCCCCACAGCACGTAGTTGGCGACGAACACCGGCAATTTGTCGCCGGTCAGTGGGTGGATGACGAACTGGCCGGTGGCCAGGCCTTTCTTCTCCATGGTGGCCATGTCGGCCTCGGCCACGGAGCCGGCCTTGCATTCGGCGATGAAGGCCTGCAGCTCGGCGCTGTTCTCGGCTGCGCGCTGGGCCAGCGGGTGCTCGGCGGCCACGGCCACGTAGGTGGCGCCCATCAGGGTGTCGGGGCGGGTCGAGTAGACCTTGAGCTGGCCGCTGGTACCGATGCTGGCGACGTCGTAGTCGAAGGCGATATCGGCACCGTAGCTCTTGCCGATCCAGTTGCGCTGCATGGTCTTGACCTGTTCCGGCCAGCCATCGAGCTCATCCAGGCTGCTCAGCAGCTCATCGGCATAAGCGGTGATCTTGAAGTAGTACATCGGGATTTCGCGCTTTTCGATCAACGCGCCCGAACGCCAGCCACGGCCGTCGATGACCTGCTCGTTGGCCAGTACGGTCTGGTCGACCGGATCCCAGTTCACGGTGCCGTTCTTGCGGTAGATCACGCCTTTTTCGAACAGGCGGGTGAACAGCCACTGCTCCCAGCGGTAGTAGTCCGGTTTGCAGGTGGTGACTTCACGTGTCCAGTCGATGGCCAGACCCAGCGATTTCAGCTGGGTCTTCATGTATTCGATGTTCTCGTAAGTCCACTTGGCCGGTGCGACCTGGTTCTTCATCGCGGCGTTTTCCGCCGGCATGCCGAACGCGTCCCAGCCCATCGGTTGCAGGACGTTTTTGCCGAGCATGCGCTGGTAGCGGGCGATCACGTCGCCGATGGTGTAGTTGCGCACGTGCCCCATGTGTAGCTTGCCGCTGGGGTAGGGGAACATCGACAGGCAGTAGAAGGTTTCCTTGCCGGGCTGTTCGCTGACGACGAAGGATTTCTGCGCGTCCCAGTGGGACTGCGCGGCGGCTTCTATTTCACGGGGCGAGTACTGTTCGTGCATGGCTCTGGCGCTGAAGGAATGGGGCTTGCGGAAAACGCCGTAGCATACATGAGCGCCGTCTATCGAGGGAAACCCAGATTGCCCCGTGGCCGCCGTTGGTCGCGGCAGCCGGCTGCTTGCGGTGCCTTCGCTAAGCTTGACTCAAGGGCTGCGAGTCTTGGGCCTTGCGAGGTTTCGAATGACTAATGCACGGCAGGTGGAGCGAGGTGGCGGTCTGTATGAGCGGCTGCTGCATCGACTCGCCCTGGCACTCGAGGAGGCCGACACCGCCAGTCGCCTGCATGCCGAGCCGCTGCGCGATCTGGAACTCGATGGCCTTAGCCCCGCCGAGTTGGAGCTGATTCGTGCCTACCTCAATCGTGACCTGCACTGGCTGCGTGGCTGGCATGCTGCCGCTGAAGAACTGGCACTGATTCAGCGGCAACCACTGCGCGCCAGTCGGCCGGTGAACAAGGTCAAACCACTGCCCAAGCGTCGTCAGGCGCTGTGCTGCGCCTTGTGTGGTACGCCTGTGAGCTGGCATCGCGGGCAGGATGCACAAGCGTGTCAGGCTTGTGGCTCGAAGCTGTTTCGCAGCGGCAATTCCCGTTAGCAGGCTATTGAAAACTACCTACGTTGCCATCGCGGCGTTAAAAACAGGCTCGGACTGCTCATTTACAGCTCGTAAACTCCGCGTCCTCGCCTATTTTTGCCTTGCGCTGGCTGCCTCGCCTACGTTTTCAACAACCTGCTAGGCTTGGGCGCCCTTGGAGGTGCCTGATGCCGATTCGCTACATCCTCAAACAACTGCTGATGCCGCCAGGCATTCTGCTGCTGCTGATCCTGCTGGCCTGGTGGTTGCGCCGCTCGTTTCCACGCCTGGCTGCCGCCTGTCTGGCTACGGGGGTTGGCGGCTTGTGGTTGATGAGCCTGCCGGCCGTGATGCAGTGGAGCGCCGGGCTGCTCGAGCGCGAGCCGGTGTTGGCTGAAGAACAATGGACGACGCTGGCGCAGCGTGCCGATGCCATCGTCATTCTCGGTGCGGGGCGTGAGCAGAATGATCCGGGCTGGGGCGGTGCCGATCAGCCTGGTTTGATGGCGCTGGAGCGGCTGCGCTATGCGGCGCGATTGGCGCGGGCCTCAGGTTTGCCGATGGCGGCCTCCGGCGGCCTGCATTATGGGCAGCCGCCCAGCGAGGCGGCGTTGATGGCTGATGCGATGCAGCGTGACTACGGTCTGCCGATTCGCTGGCTGGAGGAGGAAAGCCGCACCACCTGGGAGAACGCCGTGCTCAGCGCCGAGCTGCTGCAGCCACAGGGCGTGCGTCGTGTGGTGCTGGTGACCCAGGCCTGGCATATGCAGCGGGCGCGCTGGTGTTTCGAGCAGGCTGGTTTCGACGTGATCACTGCCCCGATGGGCTTTCTCAGTGCCGGCTATGAGCGGCCGCTGGGTGGCTGGCTGCCGGAGTCCCGGGTGATCTGGCAGAGCAGCATGCTGCTCAACGAGGCGATTGGTCTGGCGGTCTATCCGCTGGTGTACGGGCAAGGTGAGAGGGAGTAGGGCGTACTCGCCGCAGGCAGTACGCCATTGGGATGGTTCGGTATGCTTGGCGGACTGTTCGCTGAGGCTCCTGAGTCCGCCCTACAGGGCTGAGGCTACGAGCGGCTGGCGTTCCAGTCCGCCCTACGGGCCCGTTTTCGATCGGTGCGCATGGCGCACCCTACGGGAGCCGTCTGGCGGGCTCCCATAGGGGGTAGAGCTTTACAGCGTCTTGGCCATACGACTGGCCAGCAATGCCCAGCCCAGGATCAGGGCGCAGAGAATCGCCAGCGGCCAGATGCGCCATTTCAGGTAGGGCGTCAGCCCCTGCATCGGTACCACCTCGCCATACAGCACGGCCTGCTGGAACTGCGGCAGCCATTGCTGCACACGGCCGTGCGGGTCGATGGTCACGGTAACGCCGTTGTTGGTGGCGCGGATCATCCAGCGACCGGCCTCCAGCGCGCGCATCTGCGCCATCTGCAAGTGCTGCAGCGGGCCGATCGAGCTGCCGAACCAGGCATCGTTGCTCACGGTCAGGAGGATGTCGCTGTCCGCGGCCAAGTCAGCGGCGAACTCCGGGTACACCACTTCGTAGCAGATGAACGGTGCGATCCGGTATCCCTTGGCCAGCAGCGGCGATTGACCTGCAGGGCCGCGAGCGAAGTCGGACATCGGCAGGTCAAAGAAGGCGATCAACCCGCGCAGTACTTCCTGCAAGGGCACATACTCACCGAACGGCACCAGCTTCTGCTTCAGGTAGGTGCCCTGGCCTTCGCCGAAGCTGGTGATGGCGTTGTAATAACGCAATTCACCCTCGGCATTGCTCTGGCGTACCGGCACGCCGGTGATCAGCGCGCTCTGGCGGTCACGCGCGAAGCGATCCATCACGCCGATATAGCCTTGCGCCATGTCCTTGAGTACGGGGATCGCGGTTTCCGGCCAGACCAGAATATCCACCGGCTTGGCACTGAAGCTGAGGTCACGGTACAGGGCGAGCTGAGCATTCAACTGCGCCGGATCCCACTTCATGCTCTGTTCCACGTTGCCCTGGACTGCCGCGATTTTCAGTGGTTCGCCAGCGGTTTGTGTCCAGTCGCGATCCTGCAATGCCAGGCTCAGCGCCCAGGGGGCTAACAGCAAGATCACTGCTGTGACGTAGCGCGGCTTGTTCGGGCGCAACGTATTGAGGTTGATGATCAGCGCGGCGGCCAGCACCAGCACGAAGGAAATCAGCCATACGCCGCCAATCGGCGCCAGGCCGGCCAGCGGGCCGCTCAACTGGCTGTAGCCGGCATAGAGCCAGGGGAAACCGGTGAGGAACCAGCCACGGAAGACTTCCTGTGCCAGCCACAGGGCGGCGAATGCCAGGGAGTCGGCCAGTGGTGCTTCGCTACGACGTATCCAGCGCGCCCAGAGGGCAGCCATCAGGGCGAAGAACAGACCCAGAATGGCGACGAAGCCCAGCGTCAGCAGGCCGGCGAGCGCCGGTGAGGCGGAGCCGTAATCATGAATGCTGACATACACCCAACTGGTGCCGGCGGCGAACAGGCCAAAACCGTAGCACCAGCCGCGCAGGGCAGCCTGTCCCGGGCGCAGCTCGCGCAGGCCGAAGTACAGCACGGCGATGGAGAGCACAGCCAAAGGCCAGATATCGAAGGGGGCGAAAGCCAGTGGCGCGATGGCGCCGGCAACCAGGGCGGCGAGATGGCCGGGCCAGCCCGAACGGGTCATCCATTGCAGCATGGGCAAGTCCTAGGAAAGCGGTGGCGCAAGGGTAGAGCGGAATCAGCGCCTCGGGAAGGCACCAATGGGGAATTTCGTGGCAGTGTTTTGCAAGGCTGCAAAAACGCCTCGTCACGGCCCTGTGTGCGGCCATGACGAGGCGTCAGGCTCAACGATTCAGCGGGGTCAGGCGCAGCAGGTGGATGCGGCGACTGTCGGCGTTGAGCACGCGGAAGCGGAATTCACCGATCTCGGTGACTTCGTTACGCTTGGGCAGGTGGTCGAAGGCGTTCATCACCAGACCGCCAACGGTGTCGTACTCATCATCGGGGAATTCGCTGCCGAAGCTCTCGTTGAAGCTGTAGATCGGCGTCAGCGCCTTGATCAGGAAGTCGCCCGATGGCAGCGGCTTGATGTAGCCGTCTTCCTCGACGTCATGCTCGTCTTCGATGTCACCGACGATCTGCTCGAGCACGTCCTCGATGGTCACCAGGCCGGCGACGCCACCGTACTCGTCGATGACCACGGCCATGTGGTTGTGGTTGGCGCGAAACTCGCGCAGCAGCACGTTGAGGCGCTTGGACTCGGGCACGAAGGTGGCCGGGCGCAACATGTCCTTGAGGTTGAAGTCCGGCTGTTCACCGGAGAGGATCAGCGGTAGCAGATCCTTGGCCAGCAGGATGCCGATCACGTCGTCGAGGCTTTCGCCGATCACCGGGTAGCGCGAGTGTGCGGCGTCGATGATGGCAGGCAGGAATTCGCGTGGCGTCTGGGTGGCCTTGATGCTGATCATCTGCGAGCGCGGCACCATGATGTCGCGTACCTGCAGGTCGGCGACCTGAATGGCGCCCTCGACGATGGCCAGTGCCTCGCTGTCGAGCAGCTTGTTCTGGTGGGCTTCGCGCAGGACTTCCAGCAGTTCCTGGCGGTTTCTCGGCTCATGAGCAAAAGCCTGGGTCAGCTTGTTGAACCAGGACTTCTGCTCGTTGCTCGATCGATCTTCGCTCATGGCGTTTACTCGGGGTTCCTTAAAAGGAGAGAGGGGTTACTCGTCGCCGGCATACGGGTCGGGATGACCCAGTTCAGCGAGCAATTGTCGTTCCAGTTCTTCCATCTCGAGGGCTTCTTCTTCCTCGATATGGTCATAGCCGAGCAGGTGCAGGCAGCCGTGGATCACCAGGTGTGCCCAGTGCGCCTCCAGCGTCTTGCCTTGCTCGGCGGCTTCGCGCTCGACGACCGGCACGCAGATCACCAGGTCGCCCAGCAGCGGAATGTCGAGAATTCCATCGGGAATCTCGGCGGGGAAGGACAATACGTTGGTGGCGTAGTCCTTGTGCCGCCAGGTGTGGTTCAGCTCGCGGCCTTCGGCTTCGTCGACCAGGCGAATGGTCAGCTCGGAGTCAGCCGTGCGCTGGCGCAACGCCAGTTCGCACCAGCGGCGCAATTGCGCCTCATCCGGGTGCTGGCCGTCACTGGCCAGCTGCAGGTCGAGCTCAAGCATCGTTGTTGTCGACCTTGCCGTGCAGACGGTTGTCGTGGCGCTCGTAGGCTTCGACGATGCGTTGTACCAGTGGGTGGCGCACCACATCCTTGGGTTTGAAATGAGTGAAGCTGATGCCCGGTACGTCACGCAGCACGTCGATGACGTGAGTCAGGCCGCTCTTGGTGCCGCGCGGCAGGTCGACCTGGGTGATATCGCCGGTGATCACGGCGGTGGAGCCGAAACCGATACGGGTGAGGAACATCTTCATCTGCTCGACGGTGGTGTTCTGACTTTCGTCGAGAATGATGAAGCTGTTATTAAGGGTACGGCCGCGCATGTAAGCCAGCGGGGCAACCTCGATCACCTGTTTCTCGATCAGCTTGGCCACATGCTCGAAGCCGAGCATTTCGTACAGTGCGTCGTACAGCGGGCGCAAGTAGGGGTCGATCTTCTGGGCCAGGTCGCCTGGCAGGAAGCCGAGCTTCTCGCCGGCCTCGACTGCCGGGCGCACCAGCAGGATGCGGCGCACCTGTTCGCGTTCCAGCGCATCGACGGCGCAGGCGACTGCCAGGTAGGTCTTGCCGGTGCCGGCCGGGCCGATGCCGAAGTTGATGTCGTGGTCGAGGATCGATTTGACGTAGCGCTGCTGGTTGGCGCCGCGCGGCTTGATCACACCTTTGCGCGTGCGCAGGGTGACCTGCGGCAGATTGCTGGGGTTGACCAGCTCTTCGACCCCGGACTCCTGCAGATACAGGTGCACCAGATCGGGTGACAGTTCGCTGGCCTTGGTCTCGCGGTACAGCTTGCGCAGCAACTGTTCGGCGGCCTGAGCTTTCTCGGCATCGCCCAGCAATTCGAACTGGTTACCGCGGTTGCGGATTTCCAGACCGAGGCGCTCTTCGATCAGACGCAGGTGTTCGTCGAACTGGCCGCAGAGGTTGGCGAAACGGCGGGCCTCGAAAGGTTCGAGGGTGAAACGATGGGGTTCTAGGGAAGCGTTCAAGGTCTTGTGTTGACTGCCATTCGGCTGGGAGTGAGGGGCAAGCATAACGCTGTCCGCCTACCTGGGAAAGCGTAGGCGGATCAGGCTTTGGTCGGGGGCGTCAGTGCAGGTTCGACTCGCTGAGCAGGGTGCCGCGCAGGGAGTGGGGCAGGGCGTCGTCGATGTGCACGTCGACGAACTGGCCGATCAGGCGTGGGTCGTCGCAGCGGAAGTTGACGATGCGGTTCTGCTCGGTGCGGCCCTGGAGCATGCCCGGATCTTTCTTCGAGTAATCGCTGACCAGGATGCGCTGCACCGTGCCGACCATGCGTCGGCTGTTCTCGAAACCGTTCTGATTGATACGGTGCTGGAGCAGGGCCAGGCGCTGCTTCTTAACCTCGTCCGGGGTGTCGTCGACCAGGTCGGCTGCCGGTGTGCCAGGGCGCGAGCTGTAGATGAAGGAGAAGGAGAAGTCGAAACCGACATCCTCGATCAGCTTCATGGTCTGCTCGAAGTCCTTCTCGGTCTCGCCGGGGAAGCCGACGATGAAGTCCGAGCTGATCAGGATGTCCGGCACGGCGGCGCGCAACTTGCGGATGCGCGACTTGTATTCCAGCGCAGTGTGGTTGCGCTTCATCGCCGCCAGAATGCGATCCGAGCCGGATTGCACGGGCAGGTGCAGGTACTTCACCAACTGCGGGATTTCGGCGTGGGCCTGGATGATCGCGTCGGAAAACTCCAGCGGGTGGCTGGTGGTGTAGCGGATGCGCTCGACGCCGTCGACCAGCGCCACCGCATGCAGCAGTTCGGCGAAGTCGGCGATGCGGCCTTCCGGTGTCTCGCCACGGTAGCCGTTGACGTTCTGCCCGAGCAGGGTGATTTCCTTCACGCCTTTCTCGGTCAGGGAGGTGATTTCCATCAGCACGTCGATCAGCGGGCGGCTGACTTCCTCGCCGCGGGTGTAGGGCACCACGCAGAAGGTGCAGTATTTGCTGCAGCCTTCCATCACCGAAACGAAGGCGCTGGGGCCGTCGACGCGCGGCTCGGGCAGACGGTCGAACTTCTCGATCTCGGGGAAGCTGATGTCGACCTGGGCAGTCTTGGTCACGCGGGCAGCGTCGATCATTTCCGGCAAACGGTGCAGGGTCTGCGGGCCGAAGACCACGTCGACATAGGGCGCGCGATCGCGGATCGCCGCGCCTTCCTGGCTGGCCACGCAGCCGCCGACGCCGATCACCAGATCCGGATTGGCCTGCTTCAGTTCGCGCCAGCGGCCGAGCTGGGAGTACACCTTGTCCTGAGCCTTTTCGCGGATCGAGCAGGTGTTGAGCAGGATGACGTCGGCCTCTTCCGGCCGCTCGGTGACTTCCAGGGCCTGATGCTCGCCCAGCAGGTCGACCATGCGCGAGCTGTCGTACTCGTTCATCTGGCAACCGTGGGTTTCGATATAGAGCTTCTTGGTCATGGCTGTGTCTGAGGTGGTTAAAAAATGACCGCGTATTATAGGCGTGTGCCGGAGGTGGCGCTACCGCTCAACGGGTGCGTGAGTAATCTTGCTCCAGTACCAACTGGTCATCGTGCAAGAGATACAGCGCGTCGATCAGGTCATAGGCGCTGCCGCCATAGCAGTCGCGGCCTTCGCCTTGCAGGCGCAGATGCTGCTGGTCACCGTCAGTAGTGACGCTCAGAGTCTGGATGCTGCAGCAGCGTGAGGTGTCAGCCAGCGGGCTGTCGTTGTCGCCTGCGGCAGGAGCCAGTTGGCGCAGGCGCTGGCCAGCGCGCCATTCCTCTATGTGTGGGCAGGACTGCGCAGCGGGAGCATGTAGCAGCACCAGACAGTTACCAGAAGTGTTGGCGATGCTGGTTATTGCCCCCTCGGCCGGCTGTGGGCAGGGCGTTGCGCGATAGGCGCTCAGGCGTTGCTCGTGCGCTGCATGACAGAGGCGTTGATTGGTTCGCAAGGCGTGCTGGAGGCGATCATCCTGCTCCAGATGCTGCTGGATGTCCCATGGGCTGGCCGGGTTATCGATCAAGCGCCCCAGTAGCACAAGGCAATCCTGCTCACGGCCAGCCTTGAGGTAGGCGAGTGAGAGGTCGCTGCGCAGCCAGTACCAGTTGGCATCGAAGGTGTCGTAGAGGCAGGCGTCCTGTTGCCGCTGCACCTGTTCCAGGCGCGCGATGGCGTCCGCGTAGTCGCCACGGGAGACAAGCGCGTCTACCAATGGGCGACGCAACGCGTTCTCCGAGCAATCCTTCTCCGCCGCCTGAGCGGAAAGTGTCAGCAGTGTGGCCAGTAGCAGGGTGCAAAGCACCTGAAATGCAGGCATGGGATTTCGTCCTTGATGCTGATCCGTTGGGCGGGTAGCGGTGTTGGATGGGCGTGCTGTGCTATTCTGCGCGCCCCGTTTTTCCTGACTTCGAGCCTTCATGAGCAAGCGTGACCCCATCTACAAGGTGATTTTTCTCAACCAGGGCCAGGTGTATGAAATGTACGCCAAGCAGATCTACCAGAGCGATCTGTGGGGCTTTCTGGAAGTGGAGGAATTCGTCTTCGGTGAGCGCAGCCAACTGGTGGTCGATCCCAGCGAGGAAAAGCTCAAGGCGCAGTTCGAAGGTGTGGTACGCAGCTTCGTGCCGATGCACGCGATCATCCGTATCGACGAGGTGGAGCGATTGGGCACAGCGAAGATCAGCGAGGCCAAGGGCGGCGGCAATGTGATGCCGTTCCCCATGCCGATGCCGGAGAAGTGAGAGCGCTTTTGTAGGGTACGCCGCGCGCACCTGAAACGATGCGCACGATCAAGGCAGCGGCGAGAAGGGCGAGCGGCCTTCGGCGGTCTGCAATTCCAGCAGGTAGCTGCGGAAGATCTGGCCCAGAACCTGGCTGGCAATTTCCAGCTCATCGCGACGCATCTGCGCCGAAACCAGATCGGCGCTGTCCATCGCTTCGTCCGAGCCGTTGACCGAAGCCATCTTCAATACGATGTAGGCCTGCACATTGTTGGCCGGCACGCCTTCGCCGCGGAAGAACATGGTGCCCAGGCGCAGTTGAGCTTCGGCATGCCCCTGCAGCGAAGCACGTTCGAACCAGGTCAGCGCCTGCTTGAAGTCGCGTGGGGTGCGTTTGCCGTCGTAGTAATACTCGCCCAGCTCGTAGGCCGCCTGCATGTTGCCAGCGCGTGCCATTTCCTGGCAGCTGGCGAGGGCGTCTGGCATGTCTTCAGGCGTAGCGTTCAGCGCACAGCTGCCGCTGGCAGGGATCAGCAGGGAGTTGCCGCCTGCAAGTGCAAACAGCGGGAGGAAAAGCAACAGGCAGCCCAGGGACAGGGTGCGGCCGGTGCGGTTCATCTGGATAGCGGTGCCTCAACGGTTCGGGGCGGGTTACGGAAGCAGGCGGGCGTAGAGCACGCCGGCCTTCGCATTATGGAGTAAGTCGGCACAATCTTACAAAGTCTTTACCCAGGCTGGCAGGCGCTGGAGGCTGGTTGGCTGCCAGCCTGGGTCAGGTTCAGGCTTTCTTCAGTTCGGCGAAGGCACGTTCAGCAGCGTCCAGCGTCAGCTTGAGCTCCGTTTCGCCATGGGCGATGGAGGTGAAGCCAGCCTCGAAAGCGCTCGGCGCCAGGTACACGCCGCCATCAAGCATCAAATGGAAGAAGCGGTTGAAGCGCGCGCTGTCGCTGGCCATCACGTCGGCGAAGGTGACGATGTCGTCGGCGCCGCTGAAGTACAGGCCGAACATGGCACCGGCCTGGGTGGTGACGAAGGGGATACCGGCGGCATCGGCGCGCTGCTGCAGGCCGTCGAGCATGCGCGTGGTGTAATCGGTCAGCTCGGTGTGGAAGCCCGGGCGGCTGATCAGCTTCAGGGTGGTCAGGCCGGCGGCCATGGCCAGCGGGTTACCCGACAGAGTACCGGCCTGATAGACCGGGCCGAGCGGGGCGATGCATTCCATGATCGC
It encodes:
- a CDS encoding tetratricopeptide repeat protein gives rise to the protein MNRTGRTLSLGCLLLFLPLFALAGGNSLLIPASGSCALNATPEDMPDALASCQEMARAGNMQAAYELGEYYYDGKRTPRDFKQALTWFERASLQGHAEAQLRLGTMFFRGEGVPANNVQAYIVLKMASVNGSDEAMDSADLVSAQMRRDELEIASQVLGQIFRSYLLELQTAEGRSPFSPLP